A part of Saimiri boliviensis isolate mSaiBol1 unplaced genomic scaffold, mSaiBol1.pri Scaffold_27, whole genome shotgun sequence genomic DNA contains:
- the LOC141583405 gene encoding elongin-A3-like, which produces MAAGSTTLHAVEKLQVRLATKTDPKKLGKYLQKLSALPVTADILAETRIRKTVKGLRKHQHVGPIARDLAARWKKLLLVDPNTRPGPDPRDREESSSRERFGEALRDQEKAWGFPENGTAPRSRSHSPEHRRTARTAPTGLRRPERSSPSRQDGAQRKRPRNASADSGPNRAPQSGRAGPLPMSEGLEPGQQTRRGHADTAQGLPLLAGGCQGQPQDEAVGGRRKKRKSSRREERPSRASPPKLPPVKESHSPRPQAAGADSSGRKTVLSHGFSELWDLSEPWMQANYDLLSAFESLTAQTQTEPALSAPTFQEETGSPGRRKNAKMQVYSGSRPARQPGWLTLRQQCVRALRDNPGVLGRAGRVPSWVFELVLEGCTPDQLYRREKNNHALIGQTDGLWRIHCLRDFKGENPQEHESWRELYLRLRHAREQRLRVVTTNIRAARDNKPHGRRTKMICFNSVAEPPNGAPRRQEKSAGAADPENGNINPDPHPPKSSRPPPASEGGGAGSGLPSNARATPEAKIRKQAAKKVAPLMAKAIRDYKRAILRR; this is translated from the exons ATGGCGGCAGGCTCGACTACGCTGCACGCAGTGGAGAAGCTGCAGGTGCGTCTGGCAACTAAGACGGACCCGAAGAAGCTAGGGAAATATCTGCAGAAACTCTCCGCCTTGCCCGTGACGGCAGACATCCTGGCGGAGACTCGAATCCGAAAGACCGTGAAGGGCCTGCGGAAGCACCAGCACGTGGGCCCCATTGCCAGAGACTTAGCGGCCCGGTGGAAGAAGCTGCTTCTCGTGGACCCAAACACCAGGCCCGGGCCCGACCCACGGGACCGGGAGGAGAGCTCTTCCCGAGAGCGCTTCGGGGAGGCTCTTCGGGACCAAGAAAAGGCCTGGGGCTTCCCGGAAAACGGGACGGCCCCCAGGAGTCGATCTCACAGCCCTGAGCACAGACGGACAGCACGCACAGCACCTACGGGGCTCCGGAGACCTGAGCGAAGCTCCCCCAGCCGCCAGGACGGAGCCCAGAGAAAGCGCCCCAGAAATGCCTCGGCTGATTCCGGCCCCAATCGGGCCCCTCAGTCAGGGCGCGCCGGACCTCTCCCGATGAGCGAGGGCCTGGAGCCCGGGCAGCAAACCCGAAGAGGCCACGCTGACACCGCCCAGGGCCTGCCCCTGCTCGCTGGAGGCTGCCAGGGCCAACCCCAGGACGAAGCGGTTGGGGGCCGCAGAAAGAAGCGCAAATCCTCCCGCCGGGAAGAACGCCCT TCCCGGGCTTCGCCTCCGAAATTGCCTCCTGTCAAGGAAAGCCACTCCCCGAGGCCACAGGCGGCCGGTGCCGATTCCTCCGGGCGGAAAACCGTGCTCAGCCACGGCTTCTCAGAGCTGTGGGACCTCTCAGAGCCCTGGATGCAGGCCAACTACGATCTGCTCTCCGCCTTTGAGTCCCTGACCGCCCAGACACAGACAGAACCGGCACTCTCCGCACCGACGTTCCAGGAGGAAACCGGTTCCCCTGGACGCAGAAAGAACGCCAAGATGCAGGTGTACTCCGGCTCCAGGCCTGCCCGCCAGCCCGGGTGGCTGACCTTGCGCCAGCAGTGCGTCCGGGCGCTTAGAGACAACCCCGGCGTCCTGGGCCGAGCGGGACGCGTCCCCTCTTGGGTTTTTGAACTTGTCCTGGAGGGGTGTACGCCTGACCAGCTATATCgcagagagaaaaacaatcacGCACTCATTGGACAGACAGACGGACTCTGGAGGATTCACTGCCTCCGGGACTTCAAGGGAGAAAATCCGCAGGAGCACGAGTCTTGGCGGGAGCTGTACCTGCGTCTTCGGCATGCCCGAGAGCAGCGGCTGCGTGTAGTGACGACCAATATCCGGGCTGCACGTGACAACAAGCCCCACGGCCGACGGACGAAGATGATCTGTTTCAACTCGGTGGCCGAGCCGCCTAACGGTGCTCCGAGGAGGCAAGAGAAGTCTGCAGGAGCCGCTGACCCCGAAAATGGCAACATCAACCCAGATCCGCATCCCCCAAAGAGCAGCCGCCCGCCGCCCGCTAGCGAGGGCGGCGGGGCAGGCAGCGGCCTTCCCAG CAACGCGCGGGCGACGCCCGAGGCCAAAATCCGGAAACAGGCTGCCAAGAAAGTGGCCCCGCTGATGGCCAAGGCCATTCGAGACTACAAGAGAGCAATCTTACGACGATAA